The following proteins are encoded in a genomic region of Synechococcus sp. CBW1002:
- the polA gene encoding DNA polymerase I produces MASLIEKGHPAASQPCATDEVVSPPGSKRPLLLLVDGHSLAFRSFYAFAKGGDGGLATKAGVPTSVTYGFLKALLDNARGLSPQGVVIAFDTAGPTFRHEADEAYKAHRDEAPEHFFEDLANLQDILAGPLDLPICMAPGFEADDVLGTLANRGADAGWRVRILSGDRDLFQLVDDQRDIAVLYMGGGPYVKNSGPVEIRREGVIAKLGVPPEEVVDLKALTGDSSDNIPGVKGVGPKTAITLLRENGDLDGVYAALEALEGAKASKGAIKGALKGKLSADKENAYRSRMLAEILVDIPLPREPRLRLGQVNGEALAGALEELELFSLMRQAPSFSLVFSADAPNPASVAVEATAATTASGAMAAVAAVTPAAEVSSSPAATTGAGVTSGAGEETSAPPALKPELIHSNEQLERLIVRLMAATDSSAPIALDTETTSLNPFQAELVGIGFCWGNGLEDVAYIPIGHEPPDPAALQEASPLPMTQLPLDQVLRALAPWLASAQHPKTLQNAKYDRLVLLRHGLPLAGVVMDTLLADYLRDANAKHGLEALAQRNFGFNPIGFSALVPKGATFAAVPIEAAASYCGMDVHLTWRLTGLLKQQLSELGEALPTLLEQVELPLEPVLALMEATGIRIDSTYLSSLSQELADALASLEQRAKQAAGVEFNLASPKQLGELLFDTLGLDRKKSRRTKTGWSTDAAVLEKLEDAHPVVPLVLEHRTLSKLKSTYVDALPALVEPETGRVHTDFNQAVTATGRLSSSNPNLQNIPIRTEFSRRIRKAFLPQEGWQLISADYSQIELRILTHLSGEEVLLQAYRSGDDVHALTARLLLEKEEVTPEERRLGKTINFGVIYGMGAQRFARETGVSQAVAKEFLSKYKQRYPKVFAFLELQERLALSRGYVETILGRRRPFAFDPHGLGRLLGKDPLSIDLAVAHRGGLEAQQLRAAANAPIQGSSADIIKLAMIQLQRELQSRSLAARLLLQVHDELVLESAPEAVEEVLALTRRTMEGAVRLSVPLRVETGVGPNWMEAK; encoded by the coding sequence ATGGCATCGTTGATCGAGAAGGGCCATCCCGCTGCATCGCAGCCGTGCGCGACCGACGAGGTTGTCTCCCCTCCCGGTAGCAAGAGGCCACTTCTGCTGTTGGTGGATGGCCATTCCCTCGCTTTCCGCAGTTTCTATGCCTTCGCCAAGGGAGGTGACGGCGGCCTGGCGACCAAGGCCGGCGTGCCCACCAGCGTGACCTACGGCTTTCTCAAGGCTCTTCTTGACAACGCCCGTGGTCTGTCGCCCCAAGGGGTGGTGATTGCCTTTGACACGGCCGGCCCCACCTTTCGTCATGAGGCGGATGAGGCCTACAAGGCCCACCGGGATGAAGCCCCGGAGCACTTTTTCGAAGACCTGGCCAACCTGCAGGACATCCTCGCGGGCCCGCTCGACCTCCCCATCTGCATGGCCCCGGGGTTCGAGGCCGATGACGTGCTCGGCACCCTGGCCAATCGCGGGGCGGATGCCGGCTGGCGTGTGCGCATCCTTTCGGGCGATCGCGATCTGTTCCAACTGGTGGATGACCAGCGGGATATCGCCGTGCTGTACATGGGCGGCGGTCCTTACGTGAAGAATTCGGGTCCTGTGGAGATCCGCCGCGAGGGTGTGATCGCCAAGCTCGGTGTGCCGCCGGAGGAGGTAGTGGATCTCAAGGCTCTCACCGGCGACAGCTCCGACAACATTCCCGGCGTGAAGGGCGTGGGTCCCAAGACGGCGATCACCCTGCTCCGCGAGAACGGTGATCTCGATGGCGTCTATGCAGCCCTTGAAGCGCTTGAGGGCGCCAAAGCCAGCAAGGGCGCGATCAAGGGGGCTTTGAAGGGCAAGCTCAGCGCCGACAAGGAGAACGCCTATCGCTCCCGCATGTTGGCGGAGATCCTTGTGGACATTCCCTTGCCCAGGGAGCCGCGCCTGCGGCTGGGTCAGGTGAATGGGGAGGCTTTGGCCGGTGCCCTTGAGGAGTTGGAGCTGTTCAGCCTGATGCGCCAGGCCCCCAGCTTCAGCCTCGTTTTCTCGGCCGATGCACCGAACCCTGCTTCGGTGGCGGTGGAAGCCACGGCCGCGACAACGGCCTCCGGGGCAATGGCTGCCGTTGCAGCGGTCACCCCCGCGGCCGAGGTCAGTTCATCCCCGGCCGCGACCACTGGGGCTGGGGTGACTTCGGGTGCTGGGGAGGAAACATCCGCCCCGCCAGCTCTCAAGCCCGAGCTGATTCACAGCAACGAGCAGCTGGAGAGGCTGATCGTCCGGCTGATGGCTGCCACGGATTCTTCGGCCCCCATCGCCCTTGATACCGAAACCACCAGCCTCAATCCCTTCCAGGCTGAACTGGTGGGGATCGGGTTCTGCTGGGGGAATGGCCTGGAGGATGTCGCTTACATCCCGATCGGCCACGAGCCTCCGGATCCTGCGGCGCTGCAGGAGGCTTCACCGCTCCCCATGACCCAGCTGCCACTGGATCAGGTGCTCAGGGCGCTGGCTCCCTGGCTTGCCAGTGCCCAGCATCCCAAGACCCTGCAGAACGCCAAATACGACCGGCTGGTGTTGCTGCGGCACGGCCTGCCTCTGGCCGGGGTGGTGATGGACACGCTCCTGGCGGATTATCTCCGCGATGCCAATGCCAAACACGGTCTCGAGGCCCTGGCCCAGCGCAACTTCGGCTTCAACCCAATCGGATTTTCGGCGCTGGTGCCGAAAGGTGCCACTTTCGCCGCGGTGCCGATCGAGGCAGCTGCCTCCTACTGCGGCATGGATGTGCACTTGACCTGGAGGCTCACCGGGCTGCTGAAGCAGCAGCTGAGCGAGCTCGGGGAGGCTCTGCCCACGCTGTTGGAACAGGTGGAGCTCCCGCTCGAACCTGTGCTGGCGCTGATGGAAGCCACAGGCATCCGCATTGACAGCACCTATCTGAGCAGCCTGAGTCAGGAGCTCGCCGACGCTCTGGCCAGCCTGGAGCAGCGAGCGAAGCAAGCCGCAGGCGTTGAGTTCAACCTCGCGTCACCCAAACAGCTGGGTGAGCTGCTGTTCGACACCCTGGGTCTTGACCGCAAGAAATCGCGGAGGACCAAAACCGGCTGGAGCACCGACGCAGCCGTTCTGGAAAAGCTGGAAGATGCCCATCCGGTCGTACCGCTTGTGCTGGAGCACCGCACCCTCAGCAAGCTCAAGAGCACCTACGTGGATGCGCTCCCGGCCCTGGTTGAGCCTGAAACCGGTCGGGTACATACGGATTTCAACCAGGCCGTGACCGCCACCGGGCGGCTCTCGAGCAGCAATCCCAACCTGCAGAACATCCCGATCCGCACCGAGTTCAGTCGCCGGATTCGCAAGGCGTTTCTGCCCCAGGAGGGCTGGCAGCTGATCAGCGCCGATTACTCCCAGATCGAGCTGCGCATCCTCACCCACCTCTCGGGCGAGGAGGTGCTGCTGCAGGCCTACCGCAGTGGCGACGATGTGCATGCCCTCACCGCCAGGTTGCTGCTCGAGAAGGAGGAGGTCACTCCTGAAGAGCGCCGCCTCGGCAAGACGATCAACTTCGGGGTGATCTACGGCATGGGTGCCCAGCGCTTCGCGCGCGAGACCGGCGTCAGCCAGGCCGTCGCCAAGGAGTTCCTGAGCAAGTACAAGCAGCGCTACCCGAAGGTGTTCGCCTTCCTGGAGTTGCAGGAACGGCTGGCTCTCTCCCGTGGCTATGTGGAAACGATCCTGGGCCGCCGACGGCCCTTCGCCTTTGATCCCCATGGGCTGGGGCGCTTGCTCGGCAAGGATCCGCTTTCGATCGACCTCGCGGTGGCCCATCGTGGCGGTCTGGAAGCCCAGCAGTTGCGGGCGGCTGCCAACGCACCGATTCAGGGCTCTTCGGCAGACATCATCAAGCTGGCGATGATTCAGTTGCAGAGAGAGCTGCAGAGCCGCTCCCTGGCGGCTCGGCTTCTGCTGCAGGTTCACGATGAACTGGTGCTCGAAAGTGCCCCGGAGGCGGTGGAGGAGGTGCTGGCACTGACCCGTCGCACAATGGAAGGGGCCGTGAGGCTCTCGGTTCCGCTGAGGGTGGAGACCGGTGTGGGACCCAACTGGATGGAGGCGAAGTAG
- a CDS encoding alpha/beta fold hydrolase — protein sequence MSSGDPGSNLDQTFELGDVSLACGRILPQAQLRYRVYGTLAADRSNLVLYPSSYGARPDDIDWVVGPILDPEHWCIVLVNQFGNGVSSSPSNSDLGLPENGWLLDHRDNLRAQVRLLEEVFKVERPALVYGWSMGAQQAYHWGVLEPQRAQRLCCLCGTARTTPHNRLFLLSLRQALTADPCWNGTGFEGVPEAGLRTFALIYASWAASQPFYRAEPYRRQGYASVEEYVEQAWLPAYRRHDPHDLLTMLDVWLANDVAAAAGCGDDLAAALGRITADTLVMAGSHDLYFTPDDCAAEARLIPGAQFRRIESVLGHRAGNPRDAPEVQAVIRAALDTLLADALTND from the coding sequence GTGAGCAGCGGCGACCCGGGCAGCAACCTCGATCAAACCTTCGAGCTCGGTGATGTTTCGCTGGCCTGCGGCCGCATCCTTCCCCAGGCCCAGCTGCGCTACCGGGTCTACGGAACCCTGGCCGCTGATCGCTCCAATCTGGTGCTCTATCCCAGTTCCTACGGAGCCCGGCCAGACGACATCGACTGGGTGGTGGGACCGATCCTCGACCCCGAGCACTGGTGCATCGTGCTGGTGAACCAGTTCGGCAACGGCGTGTCGAGCAGTCCCAGCAACAGCGACCTCGGCTTGCCGGAGAACGGCTGGTTGCTGGATCACCGCGACAACCTGCGGGCCCAGGTGCGGTTGCTGGAAGAGGTGTTCAAGGTGGAGCGACCGGCCCTGGTCTACGGCTGGTCGATGGGGGCCCAGCAGGCCTATCACTGGGGAGTGCTGGAACCGCAGCGGGCTCAGCGCCTCTGCTGTCTCTGTGGCACAGCCCGCACCACCCCCCACAATCGTCTCTTCCTGCTCAGCCTGCGCCAGGCTCTCACCGCTGATCCCTGCTGGAACGGCACGGGCTTTGAGGGGGTTCCAGAGGCGGGGCTGCGCACCTTTGCACTGATCTATGCCAGCTGGGCCGCCAGCCAGCCCTTCTACCGGGCGGAGCCCTACCGGCGGCAGGGCTACGCCAGCGTGGAGGAGTACGTGGAGCAGGCCTGGTTGCCGGCCTACCGGCGCCACGATCCCCACGACCTGCTCACCATGCTGGATGTGTGGCTGGCCAACGACGTGGCCGCCGCGGCAGGTTGCGGCGATGATCTCGCGGCAGCCCTGGGCCGGATCACGGCCGACACCCTGGTGATGGCCGGCAGTCACGACCTCTATTTCACGCCGGACGACTGTGCCGCCGAGGCCCGCCTGATCCCCGGGGCGCAGTTCCGCCGGATCGAGTCGGTGCTGGGCCACCGGGCCGGAAACCCGCGCGATGCTCCGGAGGTGCAGGCCGTGATCCGAGCGGCACTGGACACGCTGCTCGCCGACGCGCTGACGAACGACTGA
- the map gene encoding type I methionyl aminopeptidase, with protein sequence MNLFADLLASTTAATTNGVTQTGPRIQKSRRGVEIKSAREVETMRKASRIVATVLREIIELVEPGMTTTDLDRHAETRIRAMGAVPSFKGYHGFPASICASINNEVVHGIPSPKRVIKPGDLVKVDTGAYFDGYHGDSCVTICVGEGVSEAAERLSRVAQESLMQGLARIKAGNTLLDIAGAVQDHVEAHGYAVVEDYTGHGVGRNLHEEPSVFNYRTRDLPNMKLRAGMTLAVEPILNAGSKDCRTLRDRWTVVTVDGSLSAQWEHTIVVTSDGCEILTDRDF encoded by the coding sequence ATGAATCTGTTCGCCGATCTGCTGGCCAGCACCACGGCCGCCACCACCAATGGGGTCACCCAGACCGGGCCTCGGATTCAGAAGAGTCGCCGCGGGGTTGAGATCAAATCGGCGCGCGAGGTGGAGACCATGCGCAAGGCCAGCCGCATCGTGGCCACGGTGCTGCGCGAGATCATCGAGCTGGTGGAGCCGGGTATGACCACCACCGATCTCGACCGCCATGCCGAGACCCGCATCCGTGCCATGGGGGCGGTGCCCAGCTTCAAGGGCTACCACGGCTTTCCAGCCAGCATCTGCGCCAGCATCAACAACGAGGTGGTGCATGGCATCCCCAGCCCCAAGCGGGTGATCAAGCCCGGCGACCTGGTCAAGGTGGACACCGGTGCCTACTTCGACGGCTACCACGGCGACAGCTGCGTCACCATCTGCGTCGGTGAGGGAGTCAGCGAAGCAGCCGAGCGCCTGTCCCGCGTTGCGCAGGAATCGTTGATGCAGGGGCTGGCGCGCATCAAGGCCGGCAACACCCTGCTGGACATCGCCGGTGCCGTGCAGGATCACGTCGAAGCGCATGGCTATGCGGTGGTGGAGGACTACACCGGCCATGGCGTCGGGCGCAACCTGCACGAGGAGCCCTCGGTGTTCAACTACCGCACCCGCGATCTGCCCAACATGAAGCTGCGGGCGGGCATGACCCTGGCGGTGGAGCCGATCCTCAATGCCGGCAGCAAGGATTGCCGCACCCTGCGCGACCGCTGGACGGTGGTGACCGTCGACGGGAGCCTCTCAGCCCAGTGGGAGCACACCATCGTGGTGACCAGCGACGGCTGTGAGATCCTCACCGACCGCGACTTCTGA
- the glnT gene encoding type III glutamate--ammonia ligase, with protein MTDLARYAADHNLRHVLFSFCDLFGVQRAKLVPATAAAAMADSGAGFAGFAAWLHMSPADPDVLAIPDPASLMVLPWQPTVAWVATDLVVEGIPLEQSPRRVLQRQLERAAAQGLHFRTGVEPEFFLLDPERGVIADRHDQQSKPCYDQLALMRNYPLISELLDGMETLGWGPYQADHEDANGQFEINWTFADALITADRHAFFRVMAQAVAERYGRWVSFAPKPVAELTGNGAHLHCSLWDDQGRNLFHDGAGPLGLSKLAYHFLGGLLAHAPALCALTNPISASYRRLARTNTASGSNWSPGWISYGGNNRTHMVRIPDDQRLELRLPDGAANPYLLQAGALAAGLDGIARQLDPGPRSDADTDATPPSADQAARLPSSLAEARDAFRQDRILREALGEAFCTAYEALQPA; from the coding sequence ATGACCGACCTGGCTCGCTACGCCGCCGACCACAACCTGCGTCATGTCCTGTTCTCCTTCTGCGATCTGTTCGGGGTGCAACGGGCCAAGCTGGTGCCGGCCACGGCGGCGGCGGCGATGGCCGACAGCGGTGCCGGCTTCGCGGGCTTTGCTGCCTGGCTGCACATGAGCCCGGCCGATCCGGATGTGCTGGCCATCCCGGATCCCGCCAGCTTGATGGTGCTGCCCTGGCAGCCGACTGTGGCCTGGGTCGCCACCGATCTGGTGGTGGAGGGAATCCCGCTGGAGCAATCGCCACGGCGGGTGCTGCAGCGCCAGCTGGAACGGGCGGCGGCCCAGGGTCTGCATTTCCGCACCGGCGTGGAACCTGAGTTCTTCCTGCTCGACCCGGAACGGGGAGTGATCGCCGATCGCCACGATCAGCAGAGCAAACCCTGCTACGACCAACTTGCCCTGATGCGCAACTATCCGCTGATCAGTGAACTGCTCGATGGCATGGAAACCCTGGGCTGGGGCCCGTACCAGGCCGACCACGAAGATGCCAACGGTCAGTTCGAGATCAACTGGACCTTCGCCGATGCCCTGATCACGGCGGACCGCCACGCCTTCTTCCGAGTGATGGCCCAGGCGGTGGCGGAGCGCTACGGCCGCTGGGTGAGCTTCGCCCCCAAGCCGGTCGCCGAGCTCACCGGCAACGGTGCCCATCTCCATTGCTCCCTCTGGGACGATCAGGGTCGCAACCTGTTCCACGATGGTGCGGGGCCCCTGGGCCTGTCGAAGCTGGCGTATCACTTTCTGGGCGGGTTGCTGGCCCATGCGCCCGCCCTCTGCGCCCTCACCAATCCCATCTCTGCCAGCTATCGGCGGCTGGCCCGCACCAACACCGCCTCCGGCTCCAACTGGTCGCCGGGCTGGATCAGCTACGGCGGCAACAACCGCACCCACATGGTGCGGATTCCAGACGATCAACGGCTGGAGCTGCGCCTGCCCGATGGTGCCGCCAATCCATATCTGCTGCAGGCCGGGGCGCTGGCCGCCGGCCTGGATGGCATCGCGCGCCAGCTCGATCCCGGCCCGCGCAGCGATGCCGACACCGATGCCACCCCACCGTCCGCCGATCAGGCGGCACGCCTGCCATCCAGCCTGGCCGAAGCCCGTGATGCCTTCCGGCAGGACAGGATCCTGCGTGAGGCGCTCGGTGAAGCGTTCTGCACGGCGTACGAGGCCCTGCAACCGGCCTGA
- a CDS encoding peptidase, whose product MAGRNPAAPRPSLVVRLRQWHGSLAPVVLAPLLLTVASGVAYRVLRDWAGWDRDRAHLLMVLHEGEWLRQWFGPHGETVYVVLNGLGLVSMLLSGSAMAFQRLRRQWQKLRQGVAQG is encoded by the coding sequence ATGGCGGGAAGGAACCCGGCGGCCCCACGCCCCTCCCTGGTGGTGCGTCTGCGCCAGTGGCACGGCAGCCTGGCCCCGGTCGTGCTGGCGCCACTGCTGCTCACGGTGGCCAGTGGGGTGGCCTACCGCGTCCTGCGCGACTGGGCCGGCTGGGATCGGGATCGGGCTCACCTGCTGATGGTGCTGCACGAGGGCGAATGGCTGCGCCAGTGGTTCGGTCCCCATGGTGAAACCGTTTACGTGGTGCTGAATGGCCTGGGGCTGGTCTCGATGCTGCTCAGTGGTTCGGCCATGGCCTTCCAGCGCCTGCGGCGCCAATGGCAGAAGCTGCGTCAGGGCGTTGCTCAGGGCTGA
- a CDS encoding NAD-dependent epimerase/dehydratase family protein, producing the protein MSGPSADLPLRSRPTVAITGASGALGKALLKAWHCRGAELVALTHGTTMLKLQDEAGEAIPLRQVTWQVGQEEELSPVLESVDVLVLNHGVNLYGARDSAAVATSLEVNALSSWRLLELFAQVAERRSAVERQGRHRPEVWLNTSEAEIQPALSPLYEISKRLLGQVLSLRALDLAGKPGSGLRLRRLVLGPFRSALNPIGLMSSGFVAREILRQADWDLGLIIVTPNPLTYVLMPLTTLSRWLYFRLFSGRSGAPA; encoded by the coding sequence ATGAGTGGCCCGTCTGCCGACCTTCCGCTCCGCAGCCGCCCCACGGTGGCCATCACAGGCGCCAGCGGCGCCCTCGGGAAGGCCCTGCTGAAGGCCTGGCACTGCCGCGGCGCCGAACTGGTGGCCCTGACCCACGGCACCACGATGCTGAAGCTCCAGGACGAGGCCGGCGAGGCGATTCCCTTACGTCAGGTCACCTGGCAGGTGGGGCAGGAGGAGGAACTGAGTCCAGTGCTGGAGAGCGTGGATGTGCTCGTGCTCAATCATGGTGTGAATCTCTACGGTGCCCGTGACAGTGCCGCAGTCGCCACCTCTCTGGAGGTCAATGCCCTGAGCAGCTGGCGTCTGCTGGAGCTGTTTGCCCAGGTTGCCGAGCGGCGCAGCGCGGTTGAACGGCAGGGGCGACACCGCCCCGAGGTGTGGCTCAACACCTCGGAAGCGGAGATCCAGCCGGCCCTCAGCCCTCTCTACGAGATCAGCAAGCGCCTTCTCGGGCAGGTGCTCAGCCTGCGGGCCCTGGATCTGGCCGGCAAGCCAGGCTCAGGTCTGCGGCTCCGCCGCCTGGTTCTCGGGCCGTTCCGCTCGGCCCTCAATCCGATCGGGCTGATGAGCAGCGGCTTTGTCGCCCGGGAGATCCTGCGCCAGGCGGACTGGGATCTGGGGCTGATCATTGTGACGCCCAATCCTCTGACCTATGTCCTGATGCCGTTGACGACCTTGAGCCGCTGGCTGTACTTCAGGTTGTTCAGTGGTCGCTCAGGGGCCCCAGCGTAG
- the gltX gene encoding glutamate--tRNA ligase, whose translation MTVRVRLAPSPTGTLHIGTARTAVFNWLFARRQGGQFLLRIEDTDKERSRQEYTDNILEGLAWLGLDWDGEPVIQSTRLAEHRMAIEQLLASGHAYRCYATEAELTAMREQQAAASKAPRYDNRHRDLSPEQEAAFIAEGREAVIRFRIDDDATISWTDLVRGPMRWAGSDLGGDMVVARRAPADRIGDPLYNLVVVVDDAAMAITHVIRGEDHIANTAKQLLLYDALGLPQPVFAHTPLILNKEGRKLSKRDGVTSISDFRGMGYDAVALANYMTLLGWSPPEGMGERFTLSEAAAVFDFERVNKAGARFDWDKLNWLNGQILHALPPSELREQLLPLWAEQGWIPSAQIEADPIQSSDPIESDPIKPAQIAASQSQSWQQALCELIGPSLTLLADGVDQAKPFFERPELDPAARDQIGSAPAQAALAALLESLRGHGVEAPMEAEQAQQLLGAACKAADVKKGVLMKSLRAALLGSLQGPDLLSTWLLLHHDGEDLQRIERCL comes from the coding sequence GTGACGGTACGGGTTCGTCTGGCTCCCAGTCCTACCGGCACGCTGCACATCGGCACTGCGCGGACAGCCGTGTTCAACTGGCTCTTCGCCCGGCGCCAAGGTGGCCAGTTTCTGCTGCGCATCGAGGACACTGACAAGGAGCGCAGCCGGCAGGAGTACACCGACAACATCCTGGAGGGCCTGGCCTGGCTGGGTCTGGACTGGGACGGGGAGCCGGTGATTCAGAGCACCCGTCTGGCGGAGCATCGGATGGCGATCGAGCAGTTGCTGGCCAGCGGCCATGCCTATCGCTGCTACGCCACCGAGGCCGAGCTGACGGCGATGCGGGAGCAGCAGGCGGCGGCCAGCAAGGCCCCCCGCTACGACAATCGCCACCGCGATCTCAGCCCCGAACAGGAGGCGGCCTTCATTGCCGAAGGCCGGGAGGCGGTGATCCGCTTCCGCATCGATGACGATGCCACGATCAGCTGGACGGATCTGGTGCGCGGTCCGATGCGCTGGGCCGGCAGTGACCTCGGCGGAGACATGGTGGTCGCCCGCAGGGCCCCGGCCGATCGGATCGGGGACCCGCTCTACAACCTGGTGGTGGTGGTAGACGATGCCGCCATGGCGATCACCCACGTGATCCGCGGCGAAGACCACATCGCCAACACGGCCAAGCAGCTGCTGCTTTACGACGCCCTGGGGTTGCCCCAGCCGGTCTTCGCCCACACGCCGCTGATCCTCAACAAGGAGGGCCGCAAGCTCTCCAAGCGCGATGGTGTCACCTCGATCAGCGACTTCCGCGGCATGGGGTATGACGCTGTCGCCCTCGCCAATTACATGACCCTGCTGGGCTGGTCGCCGCCGGAAGGCATGGGGGAACGGTTCACCCTCAGCGAAGCTGCCGCCGTGTTCGATTTCGAGCGCGTCAACAAAGCTGGCGCCCGCTTTGACTGGGACAAGCTGAACTGGCTGAACGGCCAGATCCTGCATGCCCTGCCTCCCAGCGAACTGAGAGAGCAGCTCCTGCCGCTCTGGGCCGAGCAAGGCTGGATTCCATCTGCCCAGATCGAGGCTGATCCGATCCAGTCGTCAGACCCGATCGAGTCAGATCCAATCAAGCCAGCACAGATTGCAGCGTCACAGAGTCAATCCTGGCAACAGGCGCTTTGCGAGTTGATCGGCCCCTCCCTCACCTTGCTCGCCGATGGTGTGGACCAAGCCAAACCCTTCTTCGAGCGGCCGGAGCTGGATCCAGCTGCGCGCGACCAGATCGGCTCCGCCCCAGCCCAGGCAGCCTTGGCTGCCCTGCTGGAGTCGCTGCGCGGCCATGGTGTCGAGGCCCCGATGGAGGCGGAGCAGGCCCAGCAGCTGCTGGGCGCTGCCTGCAAGGCGGCCGATGTCAAGAAGGGAGTCCTGATGAAAAGTCTGCGGGCTGCCCTCTTGGGCAGCCTCCAGGGCCCAGACCTGCTCAGCACCTGGTTGCTGCTGCACCATGACGGCGAGGATCTTCAGCGCATCGAGCGCTGCCTGTGA
- the rplS gene encoding 50S ribosomal protein L19, which translates to MAETSAVATPAAAAGASTGRLSPQDLIRAFEAEQLKSDLPDIYVGDTVKVGVRIREGNKERVQPYEGVVIAKRHGGLNSTITVRRIFQGVGVERVFMLHSPQVASIKVERRGKVRRAKLFYLRDRVGKATRVKQRFDR; encoded by the coding sequence GTGGCGGAAACCAGCGCCGTGGCCACCCCCGCTGCCGCGGCTGGCGCCTCCACCGGCCGGCTCAGCCCCCAGGATCTGATCCGCGCCTTTGAGGCTGAGCAGCTCAAGAGCGATCTCCCCGACATCTATGTGGGCGACACTGTCAAGGTGGGCGTCCGCATCCGCGAGGGCAACAAGGAGCGTGTCCAGCCCTACGAGGGGGTTGTGATCGCGAAGCGCCACGGTGGCCTCAACTCCACGATCACCGTGCGCCGGATCTTCCAGGGCGTCGGTGTGGAGCGGGTCTTTATGCTCCACAGCCCCCAGGTCGCCTCCATCAAGGTGGAGCGCCGCGGTAAGGTTCGTCGTGCGAAGCTGTTCTATCTGCGAGACCGGGTGGGCAAGGCCACCCGTGTGAAGCAGCGCTTCGATCGCTGA
- a CDS encoding cation:proton antiporter, producing MTPEKLTLLWGITVFSGAVAQTLALLTGLPGVVLLLSAGLLIGRSGLGLVEPLDLGIGLETVVGLLVSLVLFDGGINLRLPGDALKWLVVRIVLVRLVLALVGGLLAAHWLAGLSWQLASVFSAIVLATGPTVVTPLVRQIGLMPPLGEVLEGEGLVLEPIGAVLALLLLELVLGDLQGWRSVATGLLLRLGVGLVVGLICGALLAEALRRLPSSSRAGLRLQLTLGVLFLMYSSCEHWLPESGLPAAVAAGVVVGRRPDTNAEELDGLIRQLAQLAITMLFPLLAADVSWAELSPLGWGGVACVLALMVVVRPVAIGLATWGMGYTLPQRTLLSWLAPRGIVTAAVASLFAIRLEEAGVVGAGRLQGLVFLTILMTVGLQGLSARLLAQRLQLISPVDPEADCPEAGDPRSGNADAGKATAEASA from the coding sequence ATGACTCCGGAGAAGCTGACTTTGCTGTGGGGCATCACGGTGTTCTCCGGAGCCGTGGCCCAGACCCTCGCCCTGCTCACCGGTCTGCCGGGGGTTGTGTTGCTGCTCTCTGCAGGCCTGCTGATCGGCCGCTCGGGGCTGGGATTGGTCGAACCGCTCGATCTGGGAATCGGCCTCGAGACCGTGGTGGGCCTGCTGGTGAGCCTGGTGCTCTTCGACGGCGGCATCAACCTGCGTCTGCCCGGTGATGCCCTCAAGTGGCTCGTGGTGCGCATCGTGCTGGTGCGTCTGGTGCTGGCCCTGGTGGGCGGCCTGCTGGCGGCCCATTGGCTGGCTGGTCTGAGCTGGCAACTGGCCAGTGTGTTCAGCGCCATCGTTCTGGCCACCGGGCCCACGGTGGTTACGCCGCTGGTGCGGCAGATCGGCCTGATGCCTCCCCTGGGGGAGGTGCTGGAGGGTGAAGGGCTGGTGCTCGAACCGATCGGTGCGGTGCTGGCGCTGCTGCTGCTTGAGCTGGTGCTGGGCGATCTGCAGGGCTGGCGATCCGTGGCCACCGGTCTGCTGCTGCGCCTCGGCGTGGGACTGGTGGTGGGCCTGATCTGCGGAGCCCTGCTGGCTGAAGCCCTGAGGCGCCTGCCCTCCAGCTCCCGGGCCGGCCTGCGGCTGCAGCTCACCCTGGGGGTGCTGTTCCTGATGTATTCCTCCTGCGAACACTGGTTGCCTGAATCGGGCCTGCCGGCTGCTGTAGCGGCTGGAGTGGTGGTGGGGCGCCGCCCCGATACCAATGCGGAGGAACTCGACGGGCTGATTCGTCAGCTGGCCCAGTTGGCGATCACGATGCTGTTTCCGCTGCTGGCGGCCGATGTCAGCTGGGCGGAGCTGAGCCCGCTCGGCTGGGGCGGGGTGGCCTGCGTGCTGGCCCTGATGGTGGTGGTGCGTCCGGTGGCGATTGGCCTGGCCACCTGGGGCATGGGGTACACCCTGCCCCAGCGCACCCTGCTCAGCTGGCTGGCACCACGAGGGATCGTCACCGCAGCCGTGGCCAGCCTGTTCGCCATTCGTCTCGAGGAGGCGGGTGTGGTTGGGGCAGGCCGGCTGCAGGGGTTGGTCTTCCTCACGATCCTGATGACCGTCGGGCTGCAGGGACTCAGTGCCCGGCTGCTGGCCCAACGGCTGCAGCTGATCAGTCCCGTCGATCCCGAGGCCGACTGCCCTGAGGCCGGCGACCCCCGGAGCGGCAACGCAGACGCCGGCAAAGCCACCGCAGAAGCCTCAGCCTGA